The Malaclemys terrapin pileata isolate rMalTer1 chromosome 7, rMalTer1.hap1, whole genome shotgun sequence nucleotide sequence GTAGGGGGACAGCACCCCACATGGTGCAGGGGGGTAACTGGGCTGGATGGGGCAGCACCTCCCGGCAGTTGATGGGTATAATGCAATTGGCAGCAGAGTAAGTGGGATGGGAGGGGACAGCACCTCCCCGGCAATGCTTAGCCTCTGAGATCAGATACCCCCTggtggaggcagagggaactgcaCCCCAGGCGGCATGATGCTGACATACACGTGGGACTTCTTTGTACAGTTATGAACTATCTGGGTGACTCCAGACTGGCCACTTTGCATCGCTGCCCtctgagggggggcgggggggaaaggaagagctgATTGTGTCCATGAGCTCAGGAGCTAAAGGACGGGGTCTGACATGCCTGCTGCCTGGGCTGGAACCGGACCGGACTGCAATAGACACACAAATGGAAGGCCTTGCATTGGCAAGGGCCTGCCAATGGGCCCACAGGACCCTGCAAGGCCAGTGCAGCTGAGAGCAGGGACTCTCTCCAGCACTCCGCAGGGAGGCAGAGGGCAAAGACCTGGAGCCGGAAACAAAGGGAGAACAGGGGTAAGCAGCAGGGACAGAGAGTAAAACAGGGTCTCAGGGCAGCAGGACACGCtggggtcctggctcccaccaACACAGGCTCTGGCCTGAGGACCCTGCGACGCTGGACCCCAGGTGACTAATCAATGCTCCATCGGCCTGGCCAGGCTGCCCGGCCTCGCTGCAGATCATCGTCGCTCCCGGAGAAGGGAGAGTCTCTACAGCAGTTTGATGGCAGCTGGACTGTCTGGAGCTCACGGGGGGAGTAGGGGGGTTGGCACCCAAAGGCCCAGTCCTGGAGTTGCTGAGGCCGCATGGGTGCCTGGGGAAAGTGTGGGTCTGGCACACCACCAGGGTCTCAGCCAAAAGACTGTGTAAAGACTGGGGCGTAACACAGCCCTGTCAATCCATGACAGGTGCACATACATCCCCCTGGTGGCGACAGAAGGAATTGCACACCAGGCTGCATGATCCACAGGCTCCCCTGATGGTGGTGGAAGGAACTGCACTTCCCCCATAAGGTGCGTGACTCTGAGGCTAAGCAGGACTCCAATGGGGATTGCAGGACTGGGTTGGGGGAGAGAAAAAAGCTGGTGCGTCTCCTGCAAGCAAAGGGTTAAAAGTGGGCATGGCATGCCCTTAAAGTGACAGTGTGCCGGCTGCATCCGACACattggggggcaggtctctgtccggaatgggggaggggaagcagaatgcaggggggggaggaggcggggcctatTCGATTTCCAGGATGAGGTCATCCCCCTCTAGGTTCATGTCTGGTTTGACGTAGATCTTTTTGACTGTGCCGGCCACGGGGGAGTTGACTACGGTCTCCATCTTCATGGCGCTGAGCACACAGAGGGGCTGACCCTTGCTGACCtttgccccctcctccacctTGATGTCGATGACCTTGCCAGGCATGGGGGCCCCAATCTGGCCCTTGATGTCCTTCAGCGCCTTGGGGTGGAAATGCATCTCCTGGGGGGCGAGGCAGAGAGACAAGGTTAGTCAACACATCCAGGGGtaaaagtagaaatagggacttaccggtactggGCTGTGTTGGGGCCAGCTCTGgaccctggaaggggcggggatagggaggtcagagccagccccagcctacCCTGTACTGGTAAGTGCCTCCCCTCTCCCAGTGTTACCGCCCCCTCCGGTGCTACCGCCCTGGGccttttaaactgctgccggagcccccggctgccactactaccccagggctccagcagcagggctccaggggctatttaaagggccaggggctcccctaCCTCTACTGCCCCGGGTCCTTTGAATAGCCCCCAGAGCTCCgccgctactccagggctctgggggctatttaaagggcccaggacccccctgcttctaccgccccaggccctttaaattgccgcctggggaagctgggccgccctggtacagcgcaccggctcttgctggtatgTCATACCGgggcgtactggcttactttcacctctgaacaCATCTCATGCAACAAGGCCTTAGATCGGGCCAGACCCGTGTGTTCAGCCTGCAACATCAGACCCAGAGGCTCTTCCAGCCCAGTATCTACCCTGTTGGCACCTTCATGGCTTGTGTGTCCTTGACCAGGATGGAGCGCAGCTGCCCATTGAGTTCGAAGAAGACCTCACGTTGGCCAGCCCGGTTCAGGTCTCCCAGAGCGAGGGCTTTGATGTGCAGGGTCTTTCCACGTTCCAGCTCCACCTGCAGGGGGAGACAGAGAGTGGTGAGGCCCACAGGGCTTCCTGAACCTGCACAGAGTTGGGAGTCAATCACTCTCGGGGAGGGGCGCTGCCTTGAGTGTAACTGACATGGTGAtgtttcctgagtctgcagagagcctgagctgaTCACTCCAAGAATGGGGAGCCACCCCACCTGGAACTCCTCCCAGTGTCCCACTGATCCCAAAGGCCCCCCAAACATAGGGCTTGATAGTCTCCTTTAACCCTACACCCCACaatccccaaccctcccactTCAAACTTCTCCTCAGGCTCCCTTGGCCCCTACTCCCAGGTCCAACCAGCTCCCTCAGAGCCTTATGTCCCACCATAGAGCCCATGGTGCAGGTCTCCCCACCCCGGTCTGGTCCCTCCCACCCTGACTCGCACACCTCAAACTCCTCGGCGATCTTGGGCCCCTCCAGGAAGAGGCGGGTGTTGAGGCACTCGACGGGGCCAAAGGTGGCCGTGAACTCCTTGAACTCGTCGAACACCTTGGGGTACATGGCGGCCGAGAGCACGTCCTCGGGGGTGATCTCCTCCTCCTGGTGCCGCATGCGCAGTTCCTTCTCCAGCTGCTGGAAGTCCAGGGCAGGCAGCGAGGCCCCCGGGCGCCCCTCGATGCGGGGCAGGTCCTTCAGCACCTGGGGGGAGAGCGTCGGGATTCCATGCTGGGGGGCTGGAGCAATGGGAGCCCAGGGAAGGGGATACCCCACCCAGTCTCATGGTCCCCATGGCTCACCTTGTAGTGAAAGGGCTCAGGGAGAGGAACCTGATCTAGCCCTGCCCCCTACGTGCCCAGGattcccctgcagccccactccacccattGCCCAGCCCCACCTTGGAGCGGAAGGGCTCAGGGAAGCCCCCGTAGGGGATCCCGATGTAGCCCTGCAGGAACTCCACCACGGAGAGCGGGAAGGAGAGCTCGTCTGCCATGGCCTCCACCTCCTGCCGCGACAGGTTGTTCTGCACCATGAACTGCGCCAGGTCCCCCACGATCTTCGATGACGGCGTCACCTGCACGGGCGGGAGACGGGTCAGTGCGGGCAGGCCCCTGTCCTGGGGCTAGTCGGaactggcgccccctagaggggaaaagccccatgtcccattccccatcctCCCGAGCCAGCCAGGCCCCCTGGGTGGGATCAGAGCTGGCGGCTCTAGAGGACTGTGGGCGGCTCTGACCTTGATGAGATCCCCCAGCAGCTTGTTGGCTTCGACGTAGGCCTTCTTGACCTGCTTGAACTTGTTGCCCAGCCCCATGCTGTGGGCCTGGAAGTGCAGGTTGGTGTACTGGCCGCCCGGGATCTCGTTCTCGTACACGTCGGCGTTGCCCGACTTCATGGTGGCCGTGCAGTCGAAGGCGGCGTACAGGCCCCGCGCCATCTCCCAGTACTCGCTGTAGTCAAACACCTTCTCCATCTGGATGCCTgaggcaggggaaagggaggaaatggGGCTCGTCCGGGCTGCAGAGGTCGGACTTGGCCCACCCTGGTGGGTAGGACAGAGGCGGGGCTCTGGGACTATCCACGGCTCCACAGAgcatgggggcagagctgggccacGCATCGCCCTGGCTCTTTGCCCTAGCCCATCTCATGCTGTTCTTAGACTGGATCGGGACAGATGCCTTGTCTGACTCTGCGCCctccctgctctaagcactagatccccttcccctcccagagccaggcgtagagcccaggggccctggctccTGCGACTAGTACCTGTGTCCTGGCGGGTGCCCCGGGTGCAGGCCACCAAGGCGCCCATGCTGGGCTGCGAGGTCATGCCGGACATGGCGTCCACGGCCACATCGACGATGTCAGCGCCGCCGGCGGCGCAGGCGAGCATGGAGGCCACGCCCGCCCCGGAGGTGTCGTGGGTGTGGATGTGGATGGGTACCTCGGGGAAGCGCTGGCGCAGCGCCCCCACCAGCAGCTCCGAGGCGCGCGGCTTCAGCAGCCCAGCCATGTCCTGCAAGGGAGGAGAGGGCTGAGTGTAGGCgtggggggcaggaacagggggagggtggggaggggtgaacaGGGTAGGGAGCAGGGAAGGTGCAGGGGGAactaggtgtgtgtggggggcagagaCGTGGGCAGAGGctgtgggagtggaggggggaaggctggggcaggaggggatgaggaggCAAGTAAGGCAGGGTGAGTGAGCTCCGGACACCCTCCCCCGTGCCATGATGCCCCCCAAAGAGTGGCATCTCAGTCCATGATATCCTGGGCTATGGGTCCCCCCAGGCTTTGCTccccagttctgccagtgcccccaccccgcagcccccagctaccccagtcctgggctcccctagGTACCTTGATGCAAAGGATGTGCGTCCCCGCTTTCACCAGCTCCTCGGCCAGCTGGACGTAGTATTCCAGCGTGTATTTGGTGCGGGTTGGGTCGGCCACGTCTCCCGTGTAGGAGATTGCGGCCTCCACCACCCCCCCGGCTTGCCCCGCCGCCTCCATCCCCAGCAGCATGTTGGGCAGGTAATTGAGGGAGTCGAAGACACGGAAGATGTCCATGCCATTCTCCTTTGCCACTTCACAGAACCTGGGGGACCAGGGTCACCCGGTGAGTCCTGGGGGAGAAGGATCCCCATGGGGACTGGGTGCCAGGCCCCCCCCATGTAAAGTTATCCCTGCTGACCCACCCCACAGGTCTGGCCTCAGGGTGAGTCAGCCAGGTGACTCTGGAATCCCACCCCCttttctcaccccctcccctggggggTCTGAAGCCCTGACCCTCAATCCTATCCCAGGCTTGAGctcccccgcccagcctggctgatGCCCTGTCAGCCTGCCCCGCCGGCTCACTTGAAGACGGAGTTGTCGGGGTAGTTGGTGTACCCCACGGCGTTGGCCCCCCGCAGCAGCATCTGGAAGGGGATGTTGGGGATGAGCTCACGGAGTTCCTGCAGCCGCTGCCACGGGCACTCATACAGGAAGCGCATGGCGACGTCAAATGTGGCACCTAGGGGGCGGGGCAGAGAGGTGAGTAGGTGTGacttgcccccacccccggtGTTACCCACAAgttctcccctctgccctgccccccaccccaatcccatgGTGGGTgttccctagaggggaaaggcatgTGTCCCATTCCCCCCCCGGGGACAGCCAGttccccaccctggggctggatcagaaccAGTGCCCCCTAGAGTGGAAAAGTCCCAGGTCCATTCCCTGCTGGGCCCTTGAGCCAACCAGTCCCCTTGCCCTAGGGCTCAatcagagccagcgccccctagaggggaaaggccccatgttaATTCCCTGCTGGGCCCTTGAGCCAACCAGTCCCCCTGCCCTAGGGCCGGATCAGAGCCAGcagcccctagaggggaaaggccccatgtcctgCTCTTACCGCCCCAGTTCTCAATGCTGAAGAGATTGTTGAAGTTGTGGGCCACGAAGGGCGAGATCTTCTTGAGGTCATGTGTGCGGACGCGGGTGGCTAGCAGGGACTGGTGAGCATCCCGGAAGGTCGTGTCCATGAGCAGCAGCCCCGGGTGCTGCCGCACAGCCTTGGCAAAGCCCTGGGGACCCTCCCGGAGCAGGATATCTCGGAAGCCAGTAGGGGGGTCACCTGAAAAGTGGGGggcagattccactgctgtagggTTCCAGAGAGACCCCCTacaccgctccctgcagccccccagggtgTCGTTACTTAGCCTGGGAGGAGTCACTTATACTCAGCACTGctggcactagggggtgctgtgctgcaagcagtggggtggggacgcaatagggggcgctctcccttaCTCACTGTCAGTGACTGACCCCAGCGTAATGCTAGAGGGCGCCAGGAGAGGGGTCCCTATATAAACAGCccttgcaccccaccccagaggcggctgcatctcagcaccgggaCGGGGATCCCTGTATATGACGTGCTCTGTGAGGCTGACGCCTGGTAAATCTTTTCTGTCTCCAGCTTGCCTGGGACCAGCTCCATGAAATGGATCGGACAGCTGAGCTGTGGGCCTGAGGTTCCCAGCGCGTGTGTGACCGATGCGCAGGGCTGGCTTtaattagccaggatggcagcCCCGTCGGGTTATTAGCGCAGTTTATTTCTTTGTCAGCCGCTAATCCTCAGCCTGAACCAGGCATTAAGAGAATGAACAACGGTGGCTTACATCTCATTAAGGTTCTCCCGAGCAGCCTGTTAAATCCGTTTTGAGCTGATAGACCCCTAAGTGCTCCCTCCCCGGGCCAGGGAGCAGCCTGGAGAATACAGCACAGCAGTCACCGAACTGGGAGCgctgactcccagccctccccccgccAACCGACTAGGCCCCACTGCCCTCCGAAGGGAAGAACAGGGCAGAGAAAGGCCCTGACTCCTGGGAGCGGGGGAGGAAGTGGAGTCCAGCCACAAGGGCGGAAGGGAGGGCACGTGGCACtgggaacccaggcatcctgctcCCCCTTACTCCATCCATGGGGAACGGAATGGGGCCATCGTGCGGGGGAGGGGCCCGTGGGCAGCAGAcccagtgtgtgggaggggcaggagaggaggggacTCACCCAAAGGCACAGTGGGCACGACTGGATCAATGGGAGATGGGCGGGCCTTGACAGGGATGGGCGTGATGGGGCCGTTGACCATCACGTGGCCTGGAGAGAGAATGTCAGAGTTAGAGGGCACAGCGCATGGAACACAGCCTGGGCCAGGCATCCCGCCTCCCGCTGTACCAGCTGGGGATCCTGACCCGGGGCCCACCCCACCGTACCAGCCAGGGAGCCCACCCATGGCCCTTCTGCTACAGAACCAGCTGGTGATCCCTGTCCTGAGCCTGATGCTGCGATAcgggatggacatcatacccatGGCCCTGACCCGTGGTACTGGATGGGGATTCCGCCCCCTGGCAACCCACAGATGGCCCCAACCCacagcaccagctgaggatcctgcCTTCTGGGGGGCTTCTGCCTTCTGGGCCTACCCCGCAGTGCTGGTTGGGGATCCTGCCCCTGGGGCCAGACCTCATGGTACCAGCCTGGGATCCCACCCATGGCTCTGACCCCACAGATCTAGCCCATGGCCCTGTGGTACAAGATGGGGACCCCATACCTTGGGCCTGACCCCGCAGTACTGGAAAGGGACCCTGCTCgggtctggctggggagcccacccATTGGTCTGAGCCTGTGGTCCCAGCTCGGGGCCCGTACCCAGATAATGTAGCAGCTTCTGGGCCCTGTTCTGGACCGGGCGCAGATTGAAGAGCTCAGGGTTCTCGTCGATGAACTGTGTGTCCACCGTGCCCCGCAGGAACTGGTCATTGCTCAGCACGTTTTGCAGGAAGGGGATGTTGGTCTGGGAACAAACAGTAACAGGCTATCAGCACGGCTCTGGCATCCCGTGGGTTAAATCCAGGCATTAACCCTTCCCCTCCTGGCCCCAGCAAGCCCGGGCCCAGAGCTGGATGCTAAGATGGAGAAGATgagacctagcactgtctatgctGGGGCTTTGGTTGGCCCCAGGGTGTGAATgttgtcacccctccccccagcgagTGACGGAGTTAGGTTGAGCTACGTTTTCCTTGCCCCGATTGTTACTGACATAATgatgctgcctgagtctgcagggagcctgagtTGATTGCTGACAGCTGCCCCAAGTGTTACCGAGTCAGCCGCCTTCCTTCCCCAAGGGATTATGTCCTGGCCTGCTGCCAGGGTGATGGACCCCGGGAGAGGCGCTCCGAGGAGAAGTAGCTGATTAGTAGAGCCTCTTACTCTCTTTGAATCAAATATGttacaaggaggggggagaaaaattgttctccttaacctctgagataggacaagaagcaatgggcttaaactgcagcaagggaggtctaggttggacattaggaaaaacttcctaactgtcagggtggttaaacattggaataaactacctagggaggttgtggaatctccatcattggggatttttacgagcaggttggacaaacacctgtcaaggatggtctagataatacttagtcctgccttgagtgcaggggactggactagatgacgtctcaaggtcccttccagtcctatgatttaaTTCAGttctctctgctcccagccaaTCAGCTCTCATCGCGCTGCAAATACTGCTAACAAATCGAATGACAGATCAAGGCCCATCTAGTACAAGATGTGACAATGGTAGCatggtctggtgggttagagcagagggtgCTGAgagtcgggactcctgggttctgtcctctGCTCTGGGAGGTTAATGGTTAGAAatatggggggagaggaggaagggaaccAGGACTCCTCGGTTCTATCCCTGACCCTGGGAGAGGAGTTGTGTGTAATGGTTAGATCGGTGGGGGGTCATAGGTGATGgaagtcaggatgcctgggttctattcccagcagtACAGCTGTCCAGCTGCTTGTGTCCAAGGGATGGGGAGAGGCAGCTTGTGCATTGAAGGGGAGAATGAGGACTGGCTGCTGGATGGGAAAGGCTGGAGTAAGCTAAGCCCCCCTGAGCGTTGTCAGAGCTGTCAAGAGGGATTAGACTCTGGGGAGCTGGACTGTGTCTCATGGGCTGGACGGAACAGTTGCTGCTTGGGGAAGGGCAGAGTACAGGGGTGCAATGGGGGATCTGGGTATTGCAGAGTGGGGCTCAGGGGTCAGCAGCTACACTGGGCTCTCCAACCCCATAAACACTGGGGCAGGGCATGCTAGACTCCCCAGGAGCCTAGCCTTGAGGTCAAGGTGAAAGCGCTCTGGCTCTCACAGGCACACAACCACAGCATAGGCTGGAAACAGTAAAAGATGCAGGACCGAATCTAGCCAGAAGAGGGCAgtgcctctctcacacacacccttacacagaaggggaaactgaggtcctattcccagctcttggAAGGGAGGGGAGGTCTAGTGGGTTAGTTCAGGGGATGCGGTTAGGGAATGggatcagggcacctgggttcgCTGGCTCTGCAAGAGAAGAAGGGTCTAAtggttgagcagggggtgggggtgggaactaggactcctgggttccatccccatcTCTGCTGCATGACCCTGAGCCCACCTTGtcctctccctgcacctcccatttCCCACTCTGCCATGGCGACTCTGACCTGACCTGCGAAAACCACGCCGAGCCCTCTGTGagcaaacccctcctcccctaaCAACTCCATCATTTAATGTGCTGCTGAGGCCCTGAAACAGCCCCCTCTGGCCTTGGCCAGCAATCCTGGCGCCTGGCACTGTACGTTGAGAAGCTAAAGGGCTCCTGATCCCAGGGGAAAGGCCTTCATCAGGGATAATTATCCTGCTGAGAACTGATCGCCCTGCTCAGTGCCATCACCCAGGGATGGGGATATGGGCGCTGTGCCCTCCTCTCAGTACCCACATGCCCGCTCCTCTGCCTGCATCGAGAGATGCTGCACTTCTTCTGTTCACTCGTGTGTTAAGGCCCAAATGATGCTGTCTGCAGCTGGGCTCCCCCACTGCTGCTATCTTACCTGTACCCAGCACCTGATTTCCAGGAGACCAGcctcctgggctctgttccccaCTCTCTCCCTGACTCACTACCTCAGGGCAACCTTGCTGTAGTTTTTCAACGGGGAGATGGAAAAACCATGAACTCAAAAGAAACCCAAGGCGAAAAagcagagctgggttctgtcacatacacagagcagggctgattcactccagcagagggcagcaggacaGCTAATACACACTTCAAATAATGCCTGCTGCACTAGGAGCTGCTGGGAagtagggatagaacccaggagtccaaactcccagccctgcccccccccccccccccccgctctaacctgCTAGAGACCCATTTCCCTCCTAGAGCAGGGGGATAGACCCCAGAAGACCTGGATTCTCAGCCCCCGCTCCCtccaacccactagaccccactcctctcccagagacGGTGATAGGACAGACATCATTCCCTTCCACGATTCTGGTTAATAACCTCCCCGGCCAGTCAGTTAAGGAGGTGCCaaacccagggctcctgggtgagattctgtatcCCGCTAATGGCTCATTAGCAGTCCCAGAGTGGGCCCAGCTCGGCAAATGTAATCCTAGCCCTATATTAGCTTTACTACGGTTCCCTTCCCCTGAGCTCTTGGTGGGGGGTAGCAGGAGGCTGTGCCTCATGGAAGGACAGGGGGGCTTAGAGGGGTGAAGCTGGGTTAGAAGGGCAAAAGGGACCAAAGCAGAGGATGTGGGGGCTCTTTATACAGGGATCcgtccccattccctgccctcccagccagCCTATCCCTCCACTCTGGGGCTGCATCATAGCCAGCactccctagaggggaaaggcccatcCCCAATTTCctaacacccccccgccccttaccCAGCCAGTCCCGCAGTAGGAGCAGTCTAAGTTCCTTCCCACTCTCTACTCTTGCTGCATTTCCTCATTAATTAATCAATCAGGGCACTCAACAGCTAATGAAGGAAGAACATAAGCTAGGTGCAGGGAGAAGGGCCTTGGAGCAGAAGGCTCTTGGGTGAAGGAGGTTTCAGAGAGGGAGCTACCCCCTCAGTTCCCATCTAATTCCTCACCCCATAGTAGGGCTGTACCCTTCAATCAGGTCCCCAGAGCTCTAGGGGTGAATGTCCCTCAGCGATGGGGCTCTGAGCCCTCCTCTTGCAGATACTGACTACcagcccccagagctggggatggaacccaggagtcctagctccaaGGCTCCACCCTCTAATCATTagactcccctcctctccccgagctggggctaAAACCTGGGAATTTTAACTCCGTGTCACTACTGCTCTAAGCATTAGCTCCAACTCCTGTAAGTTTGAGCGATTGCACTTCTGCTCAGTAGGGAGCAGTggtgtgtcccctccccccacagtatCATCTAACCCAATCCTAAACCTCTTAAACAGAAACCCCCTCATCGCCCCCCCGCTGTAAATCCCATCACACCCAGGCTTAACCTTGCCCCCATTCGCCTAAGTGAACATCTGTTCAGCATCTGGCAGAGAGGAGAAAGACTCAGCGCCCCAGCTGGCATAAGCCAGCGCTCACCGGGGGGGCTGGCAGAGAGTGccttcccctgcacagctctACAGTTGTCCCTCAGTCCTGAACTGCAATGCCCTGCCCTGGGCTTGTACCCCCccggctctgccaatgcccctcagtgcTGACCCCTAaccacctgccaccccagccccaagGTCTGCAGGGGGCAGTTGTGAAGTTTGTCCAGAGCACAGAACTGCTGGGCTCTCTGGTCCCCTGGGCTCTGCAGCGCATAAACTCCAGCCTTGGAAATGTGAATTGTGACAGGAGTCAGGAAGCTACAGACCTTGAGGGAAATCCCAGCTCCCTGTACTGGGGATTGAGGCGGCTGCAAACAGCCGGGCATTACAGGGCattggaagggggggggcagtAAGGTCTAGTGGTAAGAGCACTGCACGGCTAGGAATCAGGCATCCATtgccagctctgagaggggaggggggtctaatAGTTAGAGtagaaggggctgggagccaggactcctgggttctgtttttgTGATTGGAAGTGTGATTCTGATTCCCTttgtccctgctctaaccattagactccACTCCCTACCTGCAGCTGGGACCCAGCACCAGCCCCCTAATCCCCCCACCTGGCGAAAAAGGACCATGCACCaccatctcccccccccaagtccagctgaaacccccccccatcctgataTATGGGAACCTGCACCAGcctccactcccccatccccctcttcCCGCAGCTCCAGCTGCCAGCCTTGCACCCCCCTCTCCCTTCTGACCCCCTCCTGGTATACGGTGACCGTGCATCATCCCCTGACACCTCCCCAGTGAAAGGGGAACTtgcaccaccctcctcccctttagCTCCAGCTGCCACCCCCCCCACTCTTGCCCCCCCAGCTGCCACCTTCCCCATCCTGGTGTATGTGGCTCACGCATGAGCCAGCTCACCCCTACCTGCCCTatcccaccagctcccagccccttttCCCCACCTGCTGATTCccccccaatcctgctggaaaagaACCAGgcaccatcccccctcccccctcagctgccagacacccccccccccgcacggtGCAGAGGGACCATGCACgacactctccccccacccgggaAAGGGCAGAGCCGGCGCCGCgcggggaagggaggcaggatcTTCGCGGCCGCGGGCTCCGCgcagctctcccatcccccaccccgcgGCACAGCTCCGGCGCCcgggcagggacggggggcgCGCGCGGTTCCCACCTCCCGCCGCCGTCTGCGGGGGGGAGGGCCTCGGCGCTGGGGTTTGGGGCTCGGCGCCAGAAagcggcgggcgggggggggggcagccgaTATCCCTCCACTCCCAGCGGACCCGTGCGCCCCAGAATCGGACCCAAGGCGGGC carries:
- the PC gene encoding pyruvate carboxylase, mitochondrial isoform X1, whose amino-acid sequence is MLQLCFMRGGLGFLGAKRLSLIHAAFQSTQRVEYKPIKKVMVANRGEIAIRVFRACTELGIRTVAVYSEQDTGHMHRQKADEAYLIGKGLPPVQAYLHIPDIIKVAKENEVDAVHPGYGFLSERADFAQACSDAGVRFIGPSPEVVRKMGDKVEARAIAITAGVPVVPGTDSPISSLNEAHEFSNKYGFPIIFKAAYGGGGRGMRVVRSYEELEENYTRAFSEALSAFGNGALFVEKFIEKPRHIEVQILGDKYGNVVHLYERDCSIQRRHQKVVEIAPAAHLDSQLRTKLTNDAVRLAKQVGYENAGTVEFLVDKHGKHYFIEVNSRLQVEHTVTEEITDVDLVHAQIHIAEGKSLAELGLRQDSIRINGCAIQCRVTTEDPSRGFQPDTGRIEVFRSGEGMGIRLDSASAFQGAVISPHYDSLLVKVIAHGKDHPTAASKMSRALAEFRIRGVKTNIPFLQNVLSNDQFLRGTVDTQFIDENPELFNLRPVQNRAQKLLHYLGHVMVNGPITPIPVKARPSPIDPVVPTVPLGDPPTGFRDILLREGPQGFAKAVRQHPGLLLMDTTFRDAHQSLLATRVRTHDLKKISPFVAHNFNNLFSIENWGGATFDVAMRFLYECPWQRLQELRELIPNIPFQMLLRGANAVGYTNYPDNSVFKFCEVAKENGMDIFRVFDSLNYLPNMLLGMEAAGQAGGVVEAAISYTGDVADPTRTKYTLEYYVQLAEELVKAGTHILCIKDMAGLLKPRASELLVGALRQRFPEVPIHIHTHDTSGAGVASMLACAAGGADIVDVAVDAMSGMTSQPSMGALVACTRGTRQDTGIQMEKVFDYSEYWEMARGLYAAFDCTATMKSGNADVYENEIPGGQYTNLHFQAHSMGLGNKFKQVKKAYVEANKLLGDLIKVTPSSKIVGDLAQFMVQNNLSRQEVEAMADELSFPLSVVEFLQGYIGIPYGGFPEPFRSKVLKDLPRIEGRPGASLPALDFQQLEKELRMRHQEEEITPEDVLSAAMYPKVFDEFKEFTATFGPVECLNTRLFLEGPKIAEEFEVELERGKTLHIKALALGDLNRAGQREVFFELNGQLRSILVKDTQAMKEMHFHPKALKDIKGQIGAPMPGKVIDIKVEEGAKVSKGQPLCVLSAMKMETVVNSPVAGTVKKIYVKPDMNLEGDDLILEIE
- the PC gene encoding pyruvate carboxylase, mitochondrial isoform X2; this translates as MLQLCFMRGGLGFLGAKRLSLIHAAFQSTQRVEYKPIKKVMVANRGEIAIRVFRACTELGIRTVAVYSEQDTGHMHRQKADEAYLIGKGLPPVQAYLHIPDIIKVAKENEVDAVHPGYGFLSERADFAQACSDAGVRFIGPSPEVVRKMGDKVEARAIAITAGVPVVPGTDSPISSLNEAHEFSNKYGFPIIFKAAYGGGGRGMRVVRSYEELEENYTRAFSEALSAFGNGALFVEKFIEKPRHIEVQILGDKYGNVVHLYERDCSIQRRHQKVVEIAPAAHLDSQLRTKLTNDAVRLAKQVGYENAGTVEFLVDKHGKHYFIEVNSRLQVEHTVTEEITDVDLVHAQIHIAEGKSLAELGLRQDSIRINGCAIQCRVTTEDPSRGFQPDTGRIEVFRSGEGMGIRLDSASAFQGAVISPHYDSLLVKVIAHGKDHPTAASKMSRALAEFRIRGVKTNIPFLQNVLSNDQFLRGTVDTQFIDENPELFNLRPVQNRAQKLLHYLGHVMVNGPITPIPVKARPSPIDPVVPTVPLGDPPTGFRDILLREGPQGFAKAVRQHPGLLLMDTTFRDAHQSLLATRVRTHDLKKISPFVAHNFNNLFSIENWGGATFDVAMRFLYECPWQRLQELRELIPNIPFQMLLRGANAVGYTNYPDNSVFKFCEVAKENGMDIFRVFDSLNYLPNMLLGMEAAGQAGGVVEAAISYTGDVADPTRTKYTLEYYVQLAEELVKAGTHILCIKDMAGLLKPRASELLVGALRQRFPEVPIHIHTHDTSGAGVASMLACAAGGADIVDVAVDAMSGMTSQPSMGALVACTRGTRQDTGIQMEKVFDYSEYWEMARGLYAAFDCTATMKSGNADVYENEIPGGQYTNLHFQAHSMGLGNKFKQVKKAYVEANKLLGDLIKVTPSSKIVGDLAQFMVQNNLSRQEVEAMADELSFPLSVVEFLQGYIGIPYGGFPEPFRSKVLKDLPRIEGRPGASLPALDFQQLEKELRMRHQEEEITPEDVLSAAMYPKVFDEFKEFTATFGPVECLNTRLFLEGPKIAEEFEVELERGKTLHIKALALGDLNRAGQREVFFELNGQLRSILVKDTQAMKVPTGRCISTPRR